From the Lathyrus oleraceus cultivar Zhongwan6 chromosome 4, CAAS_Psat_ZW6_1.0, whole genome shotgun sequence genome, one window contains:
- the LOC127137812 gene encoding phospholipase D beta 1, with amino-acid sequence MFHKTVGDIFDKLPCNVSNMIEGKTSRKITSGPYVLVLLSNAIVGRTFMISNREILVWEQHFYIPVAHNDAEVHFVVKDSGMVDSQLIGIVAIPMEQIYSGEKVLGTYLILTSNGKPCKQGVVLSVSIQFIPVEKLTIYHQGFGEWPDYIGVPGTYFCLRKGGTVTLYQDVHAPDGCLPNVMLDHGMQYAHEKCWVDIFNAIIQAKHLVYIMGLSVWHKFRLLRDDGHSHGLDFTLCDLFKSKSQEGVRVLILVWDDLTSRTILGFGTVDDDSKCILRKVGNRLRWFTHVERRPVGSLDGIMASHDVETQRFFKNSSVQVLLFPRIDRKQYSWARLKV; translated from the exons ATGTTTCATAAAACTGTAGGTGATATATTTGATAAACTTCCTTGTAATGTGAGCAATATGATTGAAGGAAAAACAAGTAGGAAGATTACTAGTGGTCCTTACGTGTTAGTTCTTTTGTCAAATGCTATAGTTGGTAGGACTTTTATGATCAGCAATAGAGAAATTCTTGTATGGGAGCAACACTTTTATATTCCTGTTGCACATAATGATGCCGAAGTGCATTTTGTTGTTAAGGATAGTGGTATGGTTGACTCGCAACTTATTGGTATTGTGGCGATCCCGATGGAGCAAATATACTCAGGTGAAAAAGTACTAGGCACTTACCTTATCCTTACTAGCAACGGGAAGCCTTGTAAGCAAGGTGTTGTGTTGAGTGTTTCCATTCAGTTCATTCCAGTAGAGAAGCTAACCATTTATCATCAAGGATTTGGAGAGTGGCCTGACTATATTGGTGTGCCGGGAACTTATTTTTGTTTGAGGAAAGGCGGAACCGTGACTCTATATCAAGACGTTCATGCTCCGGATGGATGCCTCCCTAATGTCATGCTTGATCATGGAATGCAATATGCTCATGAAAAGTGTTGGGTTGACATCTTTAATGCGATAATTCAAGCGAAACATTTGGTTTACATTATGGGTTTGTCAGTGTGGCACAAATTTAGGTTGCTAAGGGACGACGGTCATTCTCATGGGTTGGATTTCACTCTTTGTGATCTTTTTAAGTCCAAGTCTCAAGAAGGAGTAAGAGTGCTTATCCTTGTTTGGGATGACCTTACATCAAGAACCATTCTTGGTTTTGGTACA GTAGATGATGATAGTAAATGTATATTACGAAAAGTGGGAAATAGACTTAGATGGTTTACGCATGTAGAGAGAAGACCTGTAGGTTCTCTG GATGGTATTATGGCGAGTCATGATGTGGAAACTCAGCGATTTTTCAAGAATTCTTCTGTGCAAGTGCTACTCTTTCCTCGTATTGATAGAAAACAATATAGCTGGGCCAGGCTAAAGGTTTGA